In one Lolium rigidum isolate FL_2022 chromosome 3, APGP_CSIRO_Lrig_0.1, whole genome shotgun sequence genomic region, the following are encoded:
- the LOC124699903 gene encoding FT-interacting protein 3-like translates to MVEEGARRRVVVEVCNARNLMPKDGQGTACAYAVVDFDGQRRRTATRPRDLNPQWGERLEFLVHTPGAMAAETLELNVYNDKKAIAASGGGGGRKSGGTFLGKVKVAGASFAKAGDETLVYYPLEKRSVFSQIKGEIGLKVWFVDEPPPPPPAAAAPAADEKADNASSDKKEATDDKGKDPAAAAAAPAAEEKKPDAAPPAEEKKPEEAAAKPEDKKPDNNGKKKSPEKGKKEGEKPKDEAKPKDDNKKDVAAAAAAAPASPSKAPPPSPSKMQLATAGVAGDLEIRPQTAAERSMAASGGGSASYDLVDRVPYLFVRLLKAKHHHQDGGSKQPLYAQLCIGAHTVRTASAVEWDQVFAFHKASLTASSLEVTVHEEARKPEKEGEATPEDANLGFVCFDLQEVPKRSPPDSALAPQWYTLEGHAAEDGAAACDVMLAVWVGTQVDEAFQEAWQSDSGGNLVHTRSKAYLSPKLWYLRLSVIQAQDLRLPAPPDGKAKQFGPAFPELYVKAQLGAQVFKTGRIALGSAAAGASNPSWNEDLLFVAAEPFDPFLTVAVEDVFSGHLVGQARVPLSSVHRRSDDRAEPPSRWLNLCGDEARPYAGRVHVRVCLEGGYHVLDEAANVASDVRAASKQLSKPPVGMLEVGIRGASNLVPMKIAKDGASGSTDAYVVLKYGPKWARTRTILDQFNPRWNEQYAWDVFDPCTVLSIAVFDNVRYKVADDGKLPKDARIGKLRIRLSTLDTNRVYVINYSLTAVHPVGVRKMGELELAIRFTCPSWLTLMQAYGSPLLPRMHYVKPLGPAQQDVLRHTAMRIVSGRLARSEPPLGPEVVQYLLDTDTHTWSMRRSKANWFRVVGCLSHVATAVKWAHRVRTWEHSPTTVLVHMLLVAIVLCPEMILPTVCLYLFLVLLWRYRSRPREPTGMDPRLSHVDSVSPDELDEEFDGLPSGRPADVVRMRYDRLRAVAGRAQTLLGDVAAQGERIEALLSWRDPRATGVFAVVILLTALVLYAVPFKVLLLGMGFFYLRHPRFRGDMPSAGFNFFRRLPSLSDRVL, encoded by the coding sequence ATGGTGGAGGAAGGCGCGCGGCgccgcgtggtggtggaggtgtgcAACGCGCGGAACCTGATGCCCAAGGACGGGCAAGGCACAGCCTGCGCATACGCCGTCGTGGACTTCGACGGCCAGCGCCGCCGCACCGCCACCAGGCCCCGCGACCTCAACCCGCAGTGGGGCGAGCGGCTCGAGTTCCTCGTCCACACCCCGGGCGCCATGGCCGCCGAGACGCTCGAGCTCAACGTCTACAACGACAAGAAGGCCATCGCCGCTTCCGGGGGCGGCGGGGGCCGCAAGAGCGGCGGCACCTTCCTCGGCAAGGTCAAGGTGGCCGGGGCCTCCTTCGCCAAGGCGGGGGACGAGACGCTCGTGTACTACCCGCTCGAGAAGCGGTCCGTGTTCTCGCAGATCAAGGGCGAGATCGGGCTCAAGGTTTGGTTCGTCGACGAGCCGCCCCCGCCGCCTCCTGCTGCCGCCGCTCCTGCGGCGGACGAGAAGGCCGATAATGCCTCCTCGGATAAGAAGGAGGCGACCGACGACAAGGGCAAagatcccgctgccgccgctgctgctcctgcgGCCGAGGAGAAGAAACCCGACGCGGCGCCCCCCGCGGAAGAGAAGAAACCAGAGGAGGCCGCCGCCAAACCGGAGGACAAGAAACCCGACAACAACGGCAAGAAGAAGTCCCCGGAGAAGGGGAAGAAGGAGGGCGAGAAGCCGAAAGACGAAGCCAAACCCAAAGACGACAACAAGAAGGACgtagcagcagcggcagcggcagcgcccgCTTCCCCGTCCAAGGCCCCGCCGCCCTCCCCATCCAAGATGCAGCTGGCCACGGCCGGAGTCGCGGGCGACCTCGAGATCCGACCCCAGACCGCCGCCGAGCGGAGCATGGCGGCCTcgggcggcggcagcgcgtcgTACGACCTGGTGGACCGCGTGCCGTACCTCTTCGTCCGGCTGCTCAAGGCCAAGCACCACCACCAGGACGGCGGTAGCAAGCAGCCGCTGTACGCGCAGCTGTGCATCGGCGCGCACACGGTGCGGACGGCGTCCGCGGTGGAGTGGGACCAGGTGTTCGCGTTCCACAAGGCCAGCCTCACGGCGTCGTCGCTGGAGGTCACCGTGCACGAGGAGGCCAGGAAGCCGGAGAAGGAGGGGGAGGCCACTCCCGAGGACGCGAACCTCGGCTTCGTGTGCTTTGATCTGCAGGAGGTGCCCAAGCGGTCGCCGCCCGACAGCGCGCTCGCGCCGCAGTGGTACACGCTCGAGGGGCACGCGGCCGAGGATGGCGCGGCGGCCTGCGACGTGATGCTCGCCGTGTGGGTCGGCACGCAGGTGGACGAGGCGTTCCAGGAGGCGTGGCAGTCGGACTCCGGCGGGAACCTGGTGCACACCCGCTCCAAGGCGTACCTGTCCCCGAAGCTCTGGTACCTCCGCCTCAGCGTCATCCAGGCGCAGGACCTGCGCTTGCCGGCCCCGCCGGATGGCAAGGCGAAGCAGTTCGGGCCGGCCTTCCCGGAGCTGTACGTCAAGGCGCAGCTCGGGGCCCAGGTGTTCAAGACCGGCCGCATTGCGCTCGGTAGCGCGGCGGCCGGGGCGTCCAACCCGAGCTGGAACGAGGATCTGCTGTTCGTTGCCGCCGAGCCGTTCGATCCTTTTTTGACAGTGGCCGTGGAGGACGTCTTCTCCGGGCACCTCGTCGGCCAGGCGCGCGTGCCGCTGTCCTCGGTGCACCGGCGCTCCGACGACCGTGCCGAGCCGCCGTCGCGGTGGCTCAACCTGTGCGGCGACGAGGCTCGGCCGTATGCCGGGCGAGTGCACGTGCGCGTCTGCCTGGAGGGCGGGTACCACGTGCTGGACGAGGCGGCGAACGTGGCGAGCGACGTGCGCGCGGCGTCGAAGCAGCTGTCCAAGCCTCCGGTGGGCATGCTGGAGGTCGGCATCCGCGGCGCGTCCAACCTGGTGCCGATGAAGATCGCCAAGGACGGCGCGAGCGGCTCGACGGACGCGTACGTCGTGCTCAAGTACGGGCCCAAGTGGGCGCGCACGCGCACCATCCTGGACCAGTTCAACCCGCGGTGGAACGAGCAGTACGCGTGGGACGTGTTCGACCCCTGCACCGTGCTCTCCATCGCCGTCTTCGACAACGTCCGCTACAAGGTCGCCGACGACGGGAAGCTGCCCAAGGACGCCCGCATCGGGAAGCTGCGCATCCGCCTCTCCACGCTCGACACCAACCGGGTGTACGTCATCAACTACTCGCTCACGGCGGTGCACCCCGTCGGCGTGCGCAAGATGGGCGAGCTGGAGCTGGCCATCCGGTTCACCTGCCCGTCGTGGCTGACGCTGATGCAGGCGTACGGGAGCCCGCTGCTGCCGCGGATGCACTACGTGAAGCCGCTCGGCCCGGCGCAGCAGGACGTGCTGCGCCACACGGCCATGCGCATCGTGTCGGGCCGGCTGGCGCGGTCGGAGCCGCCGCTGGGGCCGGAGGTGGTGCAGTACCTGCTCGACACGGACACGCACACCTGGAGCAtgcgccggagcaaggccaactGGTTCCGCGTCGTCGGCTGCCTGTCGCACGTCGCCACGGCGGTGAAGTGGGCGCACCGGGTGCGCACCTGGGAGCACTCGCCGACCACCGTGCTCGTGCACATGCTGCTCGTCGCCATCGTGCTCTGCCCGGAGATGATCCTGCCCACCGTCTGCCTCTACCTCTTCCTGGTCCTGCTCTGGCGCTACCGCTCGCGGCCGCGCGAGCCGACGGGCATGGACCCGCGCCTCTCCCACGTCGACAGCGTCAGCCCCGACGAGCTGGACGAGGAGTTCGACGGGCTCCCCTCGGGGCGCCCCGCCGACGTGGTGCGCATGAGGTACGACCGGCTGCGCGCGGTGGCCGGGCGCGCGCAGACGCTCCTGGGCGACGTGGCGGCGCAGGGGGAGCGCATCGAGGCGCTGCTGTCCTGGCGCGACCCACGCGCGACGGGGGTGTTCGCCGTGGTTATCCTGCTGACGGCGCTGGTGCTGTACGCCGTGCCGTTCAAGGTGCTGCTGCTGGGCATGGGGTTCTTCTACCTCCGGCACCCCAGGTTCCGCGGCGACATGCCGTCCGCCGGCTTCAACTTCTTCCGCCGCCTGCCGTCGCTGTCGGACCGGGTTCTCTAG